The following are encoded in a window of Vicinamibacterales bacterium genomic DNA:
- a CDS encoding zinc-dependent metalloprotease yields MLRALLVAAYFALTALPLVAQPGSIEWRTEGMRRIEGYLPLYWDNDRGRLFLELTRFETELLYQVSLATGVGSNPLGLDRGRLGATRVVHFQRVGPRVLMIEPNYRYRAITTDADERRSVADSFAQSVTWGFEVEATSGPRVLVDATEFFLRDANNVADRLRHLNQGRFSLMPTRSAINLARTRGFPENIEVDARITFVAEDGSDPGSLLQQTTPSPRSVTLRQHHSFVELPDPTENGYRPRSVDPRVNTLGISFHDYAMPITESVERGWVIRHNLQKRDPTARVSEPVEPIVYYLDPGVPEPIRSALLDGASWWNDAFEEAGFQNAFQVRLLPDGADPMDVRYNMIHWVHRSTRGWSYGNQVIDPRTGEILKGNVRLGSLRARQDYLIGAGLAPPYGTFNDADSAWCMVAATPGLEYLQPLDPTADPEAMVLDRLRQLAAHEVGHAIGFAHNFAASTYGRASVMDYPAPLVQIRDGQIDLSDAYTEGIGNFDRFAVTYAYSQFAPDIDEATALEQIVSQGVANGMLFLTDADTRPAGAAHPLANLWDNGSDPVAMLRHEMDVRGIGLRQFGLRNISIGAPLSTLEIELLPLYLHHRYQLAAAVKALGGVHYTYAIRTVNGPSPPSPSQIVPVNQQRASLEAVLDTISPEALLLPPALLDLMPPRAFHSGGVTTEPFERRTAMTFDPITAAMTAADLAISALLQPERAARLVDFHSRDSEYPSFEEVTEALMSRTWGAPPPGEPRAELIQQAVERLTVDRLVQLAADSTALSQVRAIASNVLFELAENLDGAVSAHDRTTRDDIWRFLQRPDATYSPTPVPLTPPGDPIGTPSLPRR; encoded by the coding sequence ATGCTTCGTGCATTATTAGTTGCAGCTTATTTCGCACTTACGGCATTGCCGTTAGTCGCTCAGCCTGGATCAATTGAATGGCGCACCGAAGGCATGCGGCGCATCGAGGGATACCTACCACTCTATTGGGACAATGATAGAGGTCGCCTGTTCCTAGAACTTACTCGATTCGAAACCGAACTGCTGTATCAAGTCTCGTTGGCAACTGGTGTCGGCTCAAATCCCCTCGGACTCGACCGCGGGAGGTTGGGCGCCACCCGTGTGGTGCATTTTCAGCGGGTTGGCCCGCGGGTGCTGATGATTGAACCAAATTATCGATACCGGGCGATTACGACAGATGCGGACGAGCGGCGATCTGTCGCCGACTCGTTTGCGCAATCGGTTACGTGGGGCTTTGAGGTCGAGGCCACCAGCGGCCCTCGGGTTCTCGTCGACGCCACAGAGTTCTTCTTGCGCGATGCTAACAATGTTGCTGATCGGCTCAGGCACCTCAACCAAGGGCGTTTCAGTCTCATGCCGACACGTAGCGCGATCAATTTGGCACGAACGCGGGGGTTCCCCGAAAACATAGAGGTTGACGCAAGGATTACATTCGTCGCCGAAGACGGATCCGACCCGGGGAGTCTACTGCAACAAACAACGCCCTCCCCCCGCTCGGTTACTCTTCGGCAACACCATTCGTTCGTCGAACTACCAGACCCAACTGAGAATGGCTACCGGCCGAGGTCCGTCGACCCACGCGTCAACACGTTAGGCATTTCATTCCATGACTATGCGATGCCAATCACCGAGTCGGTTGAGCGTGGCTGGGTCATCCGCCACAACCTCCAAAAACGGGACCCGACCGCACGCGTTTCCGAGCCTGTTGAGCCAATCGTCTATTACCTCGATCCTGGTGTACCCGAGCCAATCCGCAGTGCGTTACTTGATGGCGCTTCATGGTGGAACGATGCATTCGAGGAAGCGGGCTTCCAGAATGCGTTTCAGGTGAGACTCCTGCCGGATGGTGCTGATCCGATGGATGTCCGCTACAACATGATTCACTGGGTCCATCGTTCCACCCGGGGATGGTCCTATGGCAATCAAGTTATAGATCCCCGCACAGGCGAGATTCTAAAAGGTAACGTTCGCCTCGGTTCGCTTCGAGCAAGGCAGGACTACCTAATTGGCGCTGGCTTGGCACCACCCTACGGAACTTTCAACGATGCCGACAGTGCCTGGTGCATGGTGGCGGCTACGCCTGGACTCGAGTACTTGCAACCACTCGACCCAACTGCCGATCCAGAAGCTATGGTGTTGGACAGACTTCGTCAACTTGCGGCGCACGAGGTGGGTCATGCAATAGGTTTTGCCCATAACTTTGCGGCAAGTACCTATGGCCGGGCTTCGGTAATGGACTATCCGGCACCACTTGTCCAGATTCGAGATGGCCAAATCGACCTGTCGGACGCATATACGGAAGGGATAGGAAACTTTGACCGCTTCGCAGTGACCTACGCTTACTCGCAATTCGCACCCGACATTGACGAAGCAACCGCACTGGAACAAATCGTCAGCCAAGGTGTTGCAAACGGCATGTTGTTCCTAACCGATGCCGATACTCGTCCGGCTGGCGCTGCGCACCCGCTCGCGAATCTGTGGGACAACGGGTCGGATCCAGTGGCCATGCTCCGTCACGAAATGGACGTGCGGGGGATCGGACTTCGTCAATTCGGCCTTCGCAACATTTCAATTGGTGCGCCACTTTCCACACTCGAAATAGAGCTATTACCACTCTACCTGCACCATCGTTACCAACTTGCGGCTGCAGTCAAAGCATTGGGTGGGGTCCACTACACATACGCGATTCGAACCGTTAACGGACCAAGCCCACCTTCACCGTCCCAGATCGTACCAGTCAACCAACAGCGTGCCTCACTCGAAGCCGTTCTCGACACAATCAGCCCCGAAGCACTACTACTGCCTCCTGCGCTACTTGACCTGATGCCACCGCGCGCATTCCATTCTGGCGGCGTGACAACCGAACCGTTCGAACGACGAACCGCTATGACCTTTGATCCGATTACGGCGGCAATGACCGCGGCTGATTTAGCGATCTCAGCTCTCCTCCAACCCGAGCGAGCGGCAAGACTCGTGGATTTTCATTCTCGTGATAGTGAGTATCCTAGCTTCGAAGAAGTCACCGAGGCGCTCATGTCGAGAACCTGGGGCGCTCCGCCGCCCGGTGAACCACGGGCCGAGTTGATTCAACAGGCGGTCGAACGATTAACCGTGGATAGGTTAGTGCAATTGGCCGCCGACTCTACCGCCTTGTCTCAGGTGCGGGCGATAGCTAGCAATGTACTTTTCGAACTCGCTGAAAACTTAGATGGCGCAGTGTCAGCTCACGACCGGACTACACGCGACGACATCTGGCGATTTCTACAGCGTCCTGACGCAACATATTCGCCAACACCCGTCCCTCTCACACCACCTGGTGATCCAATTGGAACCCCTTCATTACCTCGACGGTAA
- a CDS encoding LUD domain-containing protein, with product MNESRGAILERIRSGRLGVPVESRPAPPMPIPTKDSSRLLDRFVQEAEAVGAIVHRSDRCDLSVEIVLRVLGDAGVKRLISWEPNDLPISELMKAAVDDGVQLVDPPTPANAETLSREWAAMATADAGLTGAVGGLADTGTVVLRSGPGRSRLAWLLPPLHVVVLHSSLVHPTLSVFMGECDELVRCSSHVAFVTGPSRTADIEQTLTIGVHGPKEVHILLVDHDCNPIEESEAAQAAIVSDETRDRMSKNDLVQ from the coding sequence ATGAATGAAAGCCGGGGTGCGATCTTAGAACGAATCAGGTCGGGTCGGTTGGGAGTGCCGGTGGAGTCTCGACCGGCCCCTCCGATGCCTATTCCTACGAAGGATTCGTCGAGGCTCCTCGACCGTTTCGTGCAGGAAGCCGAAGCCGTGGGCGCTATCGTGCATCGCTCTGACCGTTGCGACCTTTCTGTCGAAATAGTGCTGCGTGTATTAGGTGATGCGGGCGTCAAGCGGCTTATCAGTTGGGAACCCAATGACTTACCGATTTCGGAGTTAATGAAAGCTGCGGTCGATGACGGCGTCCAACTCGTGGACCCGCCGACGCCTGCTAACGCAGAAACGCTCAGTCGTGAGTGGGCGGCGATGGCGACCGCAGACGCCGGGCTCACTGGTGCTGTTGGTGGACTCGCGGATACAGGGACGGTCGTTCTTCGTAGCGGACCGGGTCGATCGCGTTTGGCTTGGTTGTTACCGCCGCTACATGTGGTGGTCCTCCACTCATCGCTCGTTCACCCGACGCTCTCAGTGTTCATGGGTGAGTGCGATGAATTGGTTAGGTGCAGTAGTCACGTCGCGTTCGTAACCGGTCCGAGTCGGACAGCCGACATTGAGCAAACTCTTACTATTGGAGTGCATGGACCGAAGGAAGTGCATATTCTGCTCGTCGACCACGACTGCAACCCAATCGAAGAGTCCGAGGCTGCTCAAGCGGCTATCGTTTCAGATGAGACTAGAGACCGGATGAGCAAGAATGACCTTGTCCAATAG
- a CDS encoding Gfo/Idh/MocA family oxidoreductase, translating into MTLSNRTLGVGLVGTGWVAASHVRAIQANPHVRLVRMCGRQEVRAREKLASFDADVSDVGFTRRYQDLLDASDIDIVVIATPNHLHADQAVAAANANKHILLEKPTGLDIRELVRIRDAVHRAKVRTIVSFVLHYNPFIRFAHWMRKEGWLGTIRYARFQYLSRILSGYPGWSWVRRADSGRSHLLAAGCHAVDAMRWCTGLEPTEVSAYHTRFTKGYQWPTSIVVNAKLGRRAIGQVVSSTDFMMPYTFGVELMGDLATLVDGLILWNDKAVSLTELRRANPFPDVVLRETRAADGNPAIRVECDMPASADVRQHPFQGEIDELVHCVRTGRESHLNVFDAQKTMEVCLAADRSAMRGGRPVGLPLIRP; encoded by the coding sequence ATGACCTTGTCCAATAGAACTCTCGGCGTCGGTCTTGTCGGTACGGGCTGGGTAGCGGCGTCCCACGTGCGCGCGATCCAAGCGAATCCCCACGTTCGGCTCGTTCGGATGTGTGGTCGACAGGAGGTGCGCGCTCGGGAGAAACTGGCGAGCTTTGACGCGGACGTGTCTGACGTTGGTTTTACCAGGCGGTATCAGGATTTGCTCGACGCGTCTGATATCGACATTGTCGTCATTGCTACACCAAATCACTTACACGCCGACCAAGCCGTAGCTGCAGCTAACGCGAACAAACACATTCTGCTTGAGAAACCTACCGGGCTCGACATTCGTGAGTTGGTCCGGATTCGCGATGCGGTGCACCGAGCTAAGGTTCGGACAATCGTTTCGTTTGTGCTGCACTACAACCCGTTCATCCGCTTCGCGCACTGGATGCGCAAGGAAGGCTGGCTAGGTACGATCCGTTACGCACGCTTTCAGTACCTGTCCCGCATCCTAAGTGGGTATCCCGGTTGGTCGTGGGTGAGACGTGCCGACAGTGGACGTAGTCACCTTCTAGCGGCTGGTTGCCATGCGGTCGACGCAATGCGATGGTGCACTGGGTTGGAACCCACCGAGGTGAGCGCGTACCACACGAGATTTACTAAAGGTTACCAGTGGCCGACTTCGATTGTGGTCAACGCAAAGCTTGGCCGAAGGGCGATCGGACAGGTGGTAAGCTCGACCGATTTCATGATGCCTTACACGTTCGGAGTCGAATTAATGGGAGACCTCGCCACGCTTGTCGATGGTCTCATTCTTTGGAACGACAAAGCAGTTTCACTCACAGAGCTTCGTCGGGCGAATCCGTTCCCTGACGTGGTCCTCCGGGAGACGCGTGCGGCCGACGGTAACCCGGCCATCCGCGTTGAGTGCGACATGCCAGCGTCGGCTGACGTCCGGCAGCATCCATTTCAAGGAGAAATAGACGAACTAGTGCACTGTGTCCGCACGGGGCGTGAGTCACACCTAAATGTCTTCGATGCACAGAAGACGATGGAAGTCTGCTTAGCGGCAGACCGATCGGCTATGCGGGGCGGTCGACCCGTGGGACTACCGCTCATCCGGCCCTAA
- a CDS encoding DMT family transporter, producing MTSYLLFAVLVGLALPLQAGINSQLRTHIGHPLWAAFASFSVGTCVLALMLAVSRVGLPVAGWIGRVPFWHWTGGLLGATFVTSAVVLAPRLGAATLVAAVVAGQMVGSLLLDHYGVVGYPQHSLSIERVIGVMLVMTGVALIQYR from the coding sequence ATGACTAGTTATCTACTTTTTGCTGTGCTCGTTGGCCTCGCACTGCCTTTGCAGGCGGGCATCAACTCGCAGCTTCGCACTCACATAGGTCACCCGCTGTGGGCCGCGTTCGCTTCCTTTAGCGTCGGCACCTGCGTACTGGCTTTAATGTTGGCTGTGAGTCGTGTCGGATTGCCGGTGGCCGGATGGATCGGTCGTGTGCCCTTCTGGCATTGGACAGGCGGCCTGCTCGGTGCGACTTTCGTCACATCGGCGGTCGTGTTGGCGCCCCGATTGGGTGCGGCCACCTTGGTCGCGGCGGTTGTGGCCGGTCAGATGGTGGGCTCACTCCTCCTTGATCACTATGGTGTCGTCGGTTACCCGCAGCACTCGTTAAGCATCGAGCGCGTTATAGGCGTAATGCTGGTCATGACTGGCGTCGCGCTCATTCAATATCGATGA
- a CDS encoding (Fe-S)-binding protein — MSETIFSAQLFATCLVDAIRPAAGLATLRLLERLGVKVIVPSGQTCCGQPAFNSGCLADARAMARYTVDLLEKSPAPIVVPSGSCGDMIVHRYRALLADELAYASKVERVAARTYELSQYLSDVLKVHDVGARCRRTIAYHPSCHLLRGLGVRSAPLQLLDSIADARCVSLPGAEDCCGFGGTFAVKMGELSSAMLDRKLDAIVESGADTVVACDAGCLMHIEGGLKRRGSNVAVRHLAEVLVESE, encoded by the coding sequence ATGTCAGAAACCATTTTTTCAGCGCAGTTGTTTGCCACCTGTCTAGTGGACGCGATTCGACCAGCTGCTGGCTTAGCGACACTGCGCTTACTCGAACGGCTCGGCGTAAAGGTTATCGTGCCCAGTGGCCAGACTTGTTGCGGTCAACCGGCGTTCAACTCGGGGTGTCTCGCTGATGCGCGGGCGATGGCACGTTACACGGTCGACCTATTGGAGAAATCACCGGCGCCGATTGTTGTGCCTTCTGGGTCGTGCGGTGACATGATCGTGCACCGATATCGTGCACTACTTGCTGATGAGCTGGCGTATGCTTCGAAGGTTGAGCGTGTAGCCGCCCGTACATACGAGCTTAGTCAGTATCTCAGCGATGTGCTGAAGGTTCACGACGTTGGTGCGCGTTGCCGACGGACGATTGCTTACCACCCCTCGTGTCATCTATTGCGCGGTCTTGGCGTTCGTTCGGCGCCACTCCAGCTACTCGACAGCATTGCCGATGCGCGGTGTGTGAGCCTCCCTGGCGCCGAAGACTGTTGTGGCTTTGGTGGCACATTCGCTGTGAAGATGGGAGAACTGTCGAGCGCAATGCTCGACCGGAAGCTCGACGCGATCGTGGAGTCTGGGGCTGACACCGTCGTTGCTTGTGATGCTGGGTGCTTGATGCACATTGAGGGTGGACTGAAGCGTCGTGGCTCGAATGTTGCGGTTCGACATCTCGCCGAGGTCTTGGTGGAATCCGAATGA
- a CDS encoding LutB/LldF family L-lactate oxidation iron-sulfur protein, translating to MNSPSMSFQQRVSHALADGQLRIALDRTTERFTSKRVAGLASLPDADAVRDCARSIRLHTLSRLDEYLEQFEANVTSVGGQVHWASDAQEANEIVLDLARSRSVKRVVKSKSMVSEEIELNQALISGGLDVVESDLGEYIIQLAGETPSHIIAPAVHKTREQIGQLLADKLGVPMTDDPVEMTATARSALRDVFLQSEMGISGVNFGVASTGSLAIVTNEGNASLTVTAPRIHVAMMGIERVVPALDDLAVMLLVLARSATGQKLTVYTDLLTGPRRGDPDGPEELHVVLLDNGRSRLIGTEVGEVLACIRCGACLNACPVYQQIGGHAYGSVYSGPIGAVLTPSLDREGPWHVLPEASSLCGACREVCPVRIDIPRMLLVLRAETVHSGKGNRWVRVGFWLYRIAATKPWLFRCGVSVVRQLTRMFFVNGWLFRLPAPLSNWTQSREFPVIASRTFSEEMRDREEGSGDE from the coding sequence ATGAACTCACCGTCGATGTCGTTTCAACAACGGGTGTCGCATGCGTTAGCAGATGGTCAGCTCCGCATCGCACTTGATCGAACGACTGAACGCTTCACATCAAAACGTGTTGCAGGATTAGCATCGCTTCCTGATGCTGATGCAGTCCGTGACTGTGCTCGGAGCATCCGTCTACACACCCTGTCTAGGCTCGACGAGTATTTGGAACAGTTCGAAGCAAATGTCACGTCGGTAGGAGGACAGGTGCATTGGGCCTCCGATGCGCAGGAGGCGAACGAGATTGTCCTCGACCTTGCTAGGTCGCGCTCGGTTAAGCGCGTCGTCAAATCAAAGTCGATGGTGAGCGAGGAGATTGAGCTCAACCAGGCGTTGATCAGTGGCGGTCTTGACGTTGTCGAGTCGGACCTCGGTGAATACATCATCCAACTTGCAGGCGAAACGCCATCTCATATCATCGCGCCGGCCGTGCACAAGACGCGCGAGCAGATCGGCCAGTTACTGGCGGACAAGTTAGGCGTGCCGATGACCGACGATCCGGTTGAAATGACGGCGACCGCTAGGTCCGCGCTGCGCGACGTGTTCTTGCAATCTGAAATGGGAATAAGCGGCGTTAATTTTGGCGTAGCCTCGACGGGCTCACTGGCAATTGTGACAAATGAAGGTAATGCATCATTGACCGTCACTGCTCCCCGTATTCATGTGGCGATGATGGGTATTGAGCGTGTCGTCCCAGCGCTCGATGACCTCGCGGTGATGCTACTAGTTCTTGCGCGTTCTGCGACTGGACAGAAGTTGACGGTTTACACGGATCTGCTCACTGGGCCGCGCCGCGGTGACCCCGATGGTCCGGAGGAGTTACATGTTGTACTGCTGGACAACGGACGTAGCCGGCTCATCGGGACCGAGGTTGGTGAGGTCCTAGCGTGCATCCGATGTGGCGCCTGTTTGAATGCATGTCCGGTCTATCAGCAGATTGGCGGACACGCCTACGGCAGCGTATATTCAGGACCGATCGGTGCTGTGCTCACGCCAAGTCTTGACCGGGAAGGGCCATGGCACGTACTTCCTGAAGCCAGTTCGTTGTGCGGTGCTTGCCGCGAGGTGTGCCCGGTCCGGATAGACATCCCGCGGATGCTACTAGTGCTTCGTGCCGAGACTGTTCATTCCGGTAAGGGCAATCGGTGGGTTCGGGTTGGTTTCTGGTTATATCGAATTGCGGCCACGAAACCTTGGTTATTCAGGTGCGGCGTGTCGGTGGTACGCCAGTTGACGAGGATGTTCTTCGTTAACGGCTGGCTGTTCCGATTGCCGGCGCCACTGTCAAACTGGACGCAGTCCCGGGAGTTTCCGGTGATCGCCAGTCGTACTTTTAGCGAAGAGATGCGTGATCGTGAAGAGGGCAGTGGAGATGAATGA
- a CDS encoding pyridoxal phosphate-dependent aminotransferase produces the protein MSNPTRVGLCYSKGLFNLLNETSLDYEVHPLGLPTARAAIATHLRGGAVIVAPQQIALTASTSEAYSLLFKILCNPGDEVLVPQPSYPLFEHLTRLDGVVSVPYRLEYSGLWSIDLDSVASAISSRTRAILIVSPNNPTGSYATNTELEELAELAKRYELALIGDEVFRPYPVATPFPPQPSVISSGAPLAFSLGGISKLLGLPQLKLAWIAVSGFDSVVTETLARLEIAYDTYLSVTTTVQRALGSLLESGCGVHEQIATRIRHNFDVLQRVTAEVPPCRVLPVGGGWSAVVRVPAVVSEEQRVLNLLEKHRVLVHPGYFFEFPEEAFIVCSLIPEPEVFAAGVARLVDGLGRAPGTK, from the coding sequence GTGTCGAATCCGACGCGGGTCGGCCTCTGTTATTCCAAGGGACTGTTCAACTTGCTTAATGAGACGAGTTTGGACTATGAAGTCCATCCACTCGGTTTACCTACAGCTCGGGCCGCAATCGCGACACACCTCAGAGGCGGAGCGGTAATAGTCGCGCCGCAACAAATTGCCCTGACAGCCAGCACGAGTGAGGCCTACTCCCTCCTTTTTAAAATCTTGTGCAACCCTGGTGATGAGGTTCTCGTGCCACAGCCGAGCTATCCACTGTTTGAGCATCTCACTCGGCTGGACGGAGTTGTCAGCGTACCTTATCGTCTCGAGTATTCGGGGTTGTGGTCGATCGATTTGGATAGCGTGGCAAGCGCCATTTCATCTCGTACCCGCGCGATTCTTATCGTGAGCCCTAACAACCCAACTGGGTCATATGCAACAAACACGGAGCTCGAAGAATTGGCCGAACTTGCCAAAAGGTATGAACTAGCGCTGATTGGTGATGAAGTCTTCCGGCCATATCCGGTAGCAACGCCGTTTCCACCACAGCCAAGTGTCATCAGTAGCGGTGCACCCTTAGCGTTCAGTCTAGGTGGTATCTCGAAGTTGCTAGGACTACCACAGTTGAAACTGGCTTGGATCGCGGTGAGTGGTTTTGATTCAGTGGTTACCGAAACATTAGCTCGTTTAGAGATAGCCTATGACACCTATTTATCGGTGACCACCACAGTGCAAAGAGCGCTAGGCTCGCTCCTTGAGAGTGGTTGTGGTGTGCACGAGCAGATCGCAACGCGGATCCGCCACAACTTTGACGTCCTGCAACGAGTTACTGCTGAGGTTCCCCCGTGCCGAGTGCTCCCGGTCGGAGGTGGTTGGTCTGCCGTCGTACGTGTACCGGCTGTCGTTAGTGAAGAGCAGCGTGTTCTCAATCTTCTCGAAAAGCACCGAGTGCTTGTGCACCCAGGATATTTCTTTGAGTTCCCCGAAGAAGCGTTCATCGTGTGTAGCTTGATACCCGAACCCGAGGTATTCGCTGCTGGCGTGGCACGGCTTGTCGATGGACTAGGTCGAGCGCCTGGAACGAAATAA
- a CDS encoding rhamnulokinase family protein: MSGKCYVAVDLGASSGRVVVGHVDDGNVSLKVVHRFTVTSRVLSGHQRWTISELFEEVRTGLTKAAGAEGELISLGVDTWGVDYGLIDADGRLLEDPVCYRDRRTEGVVERVLKTVPAIELFHLTGVQVLALNTVYQLVAQRDAGEWPANASRLLMMPDLVHHDLCGSLTGEATMASTTQLAGATTRRWECELFDRLDLPIAVMPDLVQPGVQLGRVHSHVRGALALPDMTVVAPATHDTASAVVGAPIGEGWAYLSSGTWSLLGIETEVPLLTDTAREVGLTNEGGVEGKNRLLKNIAGMWILESCRKIWATQGEAIDFIDLSRAIALVRARQAFVLPDDPRFFNPPDMPRAIEAFLRESGQPVPGDYGGYARVVLESLALRYASVVEAIEHATGRAIVGIRIIGGGSQNRFLNQATADATGREVRAGPIEATALGNVIVQAISDGCFGNVGEAREAVARHMEDDVYEPTELEAWAEARTQYARLEREWGR; encoded by the coding sequence GTGTCAGGAAAGTGTTATGTCGCCGTCGATCTCGGAGCTAGTAGTGGCCGGGTCGTCGTTGGTCACGTTGACGACGGCAATGTTTCATTAAAGGTTGTACACCGCTTTACGGTGACCTCACGTGTTTTGTCGGGCCATCAGCGCTGGACTATTTCGGAACTATTTGAAGAGGTCAGAACCGGGCTCACTAAGGCTGCAGGAGCCGAGGGAGAACTAATTAGTCTCGGCGTGGATACTTGGGGAGTTGACTATGGTCTGATTGATGCTGATGGCCGTTTACTTGAGGATCCGGTGTGCTACCGGGATCGGCGTACTGAAGGCGTCGTCGAACGTGTACTCAAGACCGTGCCGGCGATTGAACTATTTCACCTGACCGGCGTGCAGGTTCTTGCACTGAACACCGTCTATCAGCTCGTGGCACAGCGTGATGCAGGGGAGTGGCCGGCGAATGCCTCACGGTTACTTATGATGCCCGATCTTGTTCACCACGATCTCTGTGGGAGTTTGACTGGTGAGGCAACAATGGCGAGCACCACACAACTAGCAGGAGCGACGACACGGCGCTGGGAGTGTGAACTCTTTGACCGACTAGACCTTCCGATCGCTGTGATGCCGGACCTAGTGCAGCCTGGGGTGCAACTGGGCAGGGTTCATTCCCACGTGCGCGGGGCACTGGCGCTTCCGGACATGACGGTTGTAGCGCCTGCCACGCACGATACGGCAAGCGCCGTGGTTGGTGCGCCGATCGGCGAAGGGTGGGCCTATCTGAGTTCAGGTACTTGGTCGCTCCTAGGTATCGAGACTGAGGTTCCCTTACTGACCGACACGGCGCGGGAAGTAGGCCTAACGAATGAAGGTGGCGTAGAAGGTAAGAATCGTTTACTTAAGAATATTGCTGGCATGTGGATCCTTGAGTCCTGCCGGAAAATATGGGCGACACAAGGAGAGGCTATAGATTTTATTGACCTTAGCCGGGCAATCGCTTTGGTCCGGGCTCGTCAAGCATTCGTTCTACCTGACGATCCTAGATTCTTCAACCCGCCAGATATGCCCAGGGCGATCGAGGCCTTTCTACGGGAATCAGGTCAGCCCGTGCCAGGCGATTACGGTGGATATGCACGGGTTGTTCTTGAGTCGCTTGCCTTACGCTACGCATCAGTGGTCGAGGCAATCGAGCACGCGACGGGCCGTGCGATCGTCGGCATCAGAATCATTGGCGGTGGATCGCAAAACCGTTTCCTTAACCAGGCGACCGCCGATGCCACTGGTCGTGAGGTTAGAGCTGGTCCCATTGAGGCGACTGCACTTGGCAATGTGATCGTTCAGGCAATCTCTGACGGTTGTTTCGGGAATGTTGGTGAGGCTCGGGAGGCTGTGGCCCGTCACATGGAAGACGACGTCTACGAGCCTACCGAACTGGAGGCGTGGGCCGAAGCGCGCACACAATACGCACGCCTTGAACGAGAGTGGGGACGCTGA